From Caldanaerovirga acetigignens, one genomic window encodes:
- a CDS encoding glycine/sarcosine/betaine reductase component B subunit yields the protein MQYKGGEMMVRMSIARAKSVTMEMPEKYAQLAFKKSEKKSENEVTPFVKEKIIRTLAWREYSVNDVKISKCTKIENNILYIDKELASRAVNINPIVKKVTMRVIKSGERNVFVNSIMDIIPVAAKVEGKIGEGVTHFLRGMVVFLTGTDEEGRQISEFGSSHGILSEKVAYGMPGTPGNREIILNIDVVIEKGTGMERKGPLAAHQACDWILDHIRQELKKLPPQKAIYVQEYKDVRREGRPKVLIVKELGGQGAMHEKIIMPSEPGGVRGGKSIIDLGNVPVILSPNEVRDGGIHSVT from the coding sequence GTGCAATATAAAGGGGGTGAAATGATGGTCAGAATGTCCATTGCCAGGGCGAAGAGTGTGACGATGGAAATGCCGGAAAAATATGCCCAGCTTGCTTTTAAAAAATCAGAGAAGAAGTCGGAAAATGAGGTGACACCGTTTGTAAAAGAAAAAATAATAAGAACACTGGCGTGGCGGGAATATTCCGTAAATGATGTAAAAATTTCGAAGTGTACTAAGATAGAAAACAATATCCTGTACATCGATAAAGAGCTTGCCAGTCGTGCTGTTAATATTAACCCGATTGTGAAAAAAGTAACTATGAGGGTTATTAAGTCCGGTGAAAGGAACGTCTTTGTGAATTCTATCATGGACATTATTCCAGTAGCGGCTAAGGTGGAGGGCAAAATTGGAGAAGGCGTCACCCATTTTCTCAGGGGAATGGTAGTCTTTCTGACTGGAACCGATGAAGAAGGCAGGCAAATTTCCGAATTCGGTTCATCTCACGGGATTTTGAGTGAAAAAGTCGCCTATGGAATGCCGGGAACGCCTGGAAACAGGGAAATTATACTGAATATCGATGTGGTGATAGAAAAAGGCACCGGCATGGAAAGAAAAGGTCCCTTGGCAGCCCATCAAGCATGCGATTGGATTCTTGACCATATAAGACAGGAACTTAAAAAATTACCTCCTCAGAAGGCTATATATGTCCAGGAGTATAAAGATGTAAGGAGGGAAGGCAGGCCAAAGGTGCTCATCGTAAAGGAACTGGGCGGCCAGGGTGCAATGCACGAAAAGATTATAATGCCATCAGAACCCGGTGGGGTGCGGGGAGGCAAATCCATCATAGACCTGGGCAATGTACCTGTAATCCTTTCGCCCAATGAAGTAAGGGACGGCGGCATTCATTCGGTCACCTAA
- the prdB gene encoding D-proline reductase (dithiol) protein PrdB, with translation MKLTVVEGLQSEIYVPITPPPVFTPFTKELKDCAVALVSAAGIHMKSQKPFNLAGDFTFREIPGDTPSSELMVTHGGYDNTDVNRDINCMFPIDRLRELAKEGFIKAVAPVHVGFMGGGGNVKKFQEETGPQIAEVLKREGVDVVVLTAGUGTCHRSAVIVQRAIESVGIPTVLIAALPPVAKQQGSPRIVAPMVPMGANVGEPNNKVMQTAILKDALKALETIDTYGKVIPLPYEYKAKI, from the coding sequence ATGAAGCTTACAGTGGTGGAAGGGCTCCAATCAGAGATTTACGTTCCTATTACTCCGCCGCCGGTATTTACGCCTTTTACTAAAGAACTCAAGGATTGTGCCGTAGCTCTGGTATCTGCGGCGGGGATTCACATGAAATCCCAAAAACCGTTCAACCTGGCCGGGGACTTCACCTTCAGGGAAATACCCGGCGATACTCCATCCTCGGAGCTGATGGTAACTCACGGAGGTTACGACAACACCGACGTAAACCGAGACATAAACTGCATGTTCCCCATCGACAGGCTCAGGGAGCTGGCAAAAGAAGGCTTTATAAAAGCTGTGGCTCCCGTTCACGTGGGATTCATGGGTGGGGGCGGAAATGTAAAGAAGTTTCAGGAAGAAACGGGTCCGCAGATTGCGGAGGTGTTAAAAAGGGAAGGAGTTGACGTGGTCGTCCTGACCGCCGGCTGAGGGACCTGCCACCGCTCTGCCGTGATTGTGCAGAGAGCAATTGAAAGTGTCGGAATCCCAACTGTGCTTATTGCTGCTTTGCCGCCGGTAGCGAAGCAGCAGGGTTCGCCCAGAATTGTGGCGCCTATGGTACCTATGGGGGCAAACGTAGGCGAACCCAACAACAAGGTTATGCAGACTGCGATTTTAAAAGATGCATTGAAAGCCCTTGAGACTATAGATACCTATGGTAAGGTAATTCCGCTACCTTACGAGTACAAAGCAAAAATATAA
- a CDS encoding CBO2463/CBO2479 domain-containing protein, with protein sequence MEINADVRPVKGKIIELTERDVKIEFYGRMGMLRVPLRMLICGKRPEIGDEVELKMSYVILKSDGR encoded by the coding sequence ATGGAAATAAATGCCGACGTCCGGCCGGTCAAAGGGAAAATAATTGAACTTACCGAGAGAGATGTGAAAATCGAATTTTACGGCCGGATGGGTATGTTGAGGGTTCCCCTCCGGATGCTTATTTGCGGTAAGCGGCCGGAAATTGGAGACGAGGTCGAATTAAAGATGAGTTATGTTATATTAAAAAGCGATGGGAGGTAA
- the prdA gene encoding D-proline reductase (dithiol) proprotein PrdA, translating to MSITQETANQHKNDPAVVCCLTQEGTIISPADLEDPAIFPDLEESGLLTIPENVLTIGQVLGKKLVKTVDALTPITPDMIEGGIEEETKPEVIKGNGVVKEEAVSNAIGKGNIIRIHIEEGKGINLEIPAIVTTATAVEPAARPEEELRKEEKIEDRVKRTLLMREFDVKEVRLGDETSFENGILTIRKTLAEDALKADPLAKKMEIDIITPDNKNVFTNTIMDVIPIATKVEGAIGEGITHVLSGAVVILTGVDESGIQVHEFGSCEGIIGEKVRFGRPGCPDENDIMIRIHVTIQAGTGMERKGPYAAHKVCDAVIQEIREVLKKKDPSEAARVTEYKDVERLGRPRVVIVKEIMGQGAMHDNVILPKEPAGVLGGRPNVDLGNIPVVLSPNEVRDGGIHALTCIGPASKENTRHYFREPLVNLVAEDEEVNLVGVIFVGSPQVNDEKFYVSERLGALIEAMGVDGAIVTTEGFGNNHIDFASHIEQIGKRGIPVVGVTYAAYQGQLIVGNKYMDAMVELNKDPNGMESEILGDNTLTREDAERALAMLKAKMAGVEIKPAPKKWDQSVIEKNQELIMNAKK from the coding sequence ATGTCTATTACGCAAGAAACCGCCAATCAGCATAAAAACGACCCGGCGGTGGTCTGCTGCCTTACCCAGGAGGGAACTATAATAAGCCCCGCGGACCTGGAAGACCCTGCCATATTTCCGGACCTGGAGGAATCAGGACTCCTTACCATACCGGAGAACGTTTTGACAATAGGTCAGGTCCTGGGGAAAAAATTAGTAAAAACCGTAGATGCACTGACACCCATTACCCCCGATATGATAGAAGGGGGAATAGAAGAGGAAACAAAACCGGAGGTAATAAAAGGGAACGGTGTGGTTAAGGAGGAAGCGGTTTCGAACGCAATTGGCAAAGGGAATATCATAAGAATTCACATCGAAGAAGGTAAGGGTATAAACTTGGAAATTCCCGCTATAGTCACGACCGCGACCGCAGTAGAACCGGCGGCAAGGCCGGAAGAAGAACTCCGCAAAGAAGAAAAAATAGAAGACCGCGTGAAAAGGACGCTTTTAATGCGCGAATTCGATGTTAAGGAAGTTAGACTGGGAGATGAAACTTCCTTTGAAAACGGCATTCTCACCATCAGGAAAACATTGGCTGAAGATGCCTTAAAAGCCGATCCGCTGGCGAAGAAAATGGAAATAGACATAATAACCCCCGACAATAAAAACGTCTTCACCAACACAATTATGGATGTAATCCCCATAGCCACGAAAGTGGAAGGTGCCATCGGAGAAGGTATAACTCACGTTCTCTCCGGGGCGGTTGTCATACTTACAGGTGTCGATGAAAGCGGGATTCAGGTGCATGAATTCGGCTCATGCGAGGGGATTATAGGTGAAAAGGTGCGGTTTGGCAGACCCGGCTGTCCCGATGAAAACGACATCATGATAAGGATACACGTCACGATCCAAGCGGGGACAGGAATGGAAAGAAAAGGGCCTTACGCAGCTCATAAAGTCTGCGATGCGGTGATACAGGAAATCAGAGAAGTGCTGAAGAAGAAGGACCCGTCAGAGGCCGCCAGGGTAACCGAATACAAAGACGTGGAAAGACTCGGAAGGCCGAGGGTGGTAATAGTAAAGGAAATCATGGGTCAGGGTGCCATGCACGACAACGTGATACTGCCGAAGGAGCCAGCCGGAGTTTTGGGAGGCAGGCCAAATGTGGATTTAGGGAACATCCCGGTGGTGCTATCGCCCAACGAAGTAAGGGATGGAGGAATTCACGCCCTCACCTGTATCGGTCCGGCATCGAAAGAAAATACGCGGCACTATTTCAGAGAACCGCTCGTAAACCTGGTGGCGGAAGATGAAGAGGTGAACCTGGTGGGTGTAATATTTGTTGGAAGCCCGCAGGTTAACGACGAAAAATTTTACGTCTCGGAAAGGCTTGGCGCGCTCATTGAGGCAATGGGCGTAGATGGCGCTATCGTAACCACTGAAGGATTTGGCAACAACCATATCGACTTTGCTTCCCACATAGAACAGATCGGCAAGCGTGGAATTCCGGTGGTCGGCGTAACTTATGCGGCGTATCAGGGGCAACTGATAGTGGGTAATAAGTACATGGATGCGATGGTCGAACTCAACAAAGACCCCAACGGCATGGAATCCGAAATCCTGGGCGACAACACCCTCACCAGAGAGGATGCAGAAAGGGCACTTGCCATGCTGAAGGCAAAGATGGCCGGAGTAGAGATTAAACCTGCGCCGAAGAAATGGGATCAGTCGGTGATTGAAAAGAACCAAGAGCTCATAATGAATGCGAAAAAGTAG
- the prdC gene encoding proline reductase-associated electron transfer protein PrdC, with translation MDYTLRIPLRQHVGSPCKPVVNEGDTVKKGQLIAAPEKLGANIHSSASGRVKAITEEYIEIEPDKEQPEGFVPIKETDSIIEAIKEAGIVGMGGAGFPTHIKMDVDLQGGVVIANGVECEPLLEHNVRQMEKEPEKVYRGIKYAMEATNASRAYIAIKAKNKKAIEAMKSVIDDPRIEVKEMPDIYPMGEERALIRDILGQLLKPDQLPKEARAVVSNVETLARICEAVEEKKPVISKNVTVVGRLKSGRKAHVFFDVPIGTPVSELINMAGGIEGEYGEIIMGGPFTGKAVDLDCVVTKTTGGIIVTDPLPKEKKKAGLLVCGCGANEARLREIAQKMGACVAGVERCKQVVDARGTIKCENPGNCPGQAEKILKLKKSGAEVLIVGTCSDCTNTVMGVAPKLKMPVYHHTDHALRTVGHHLVRKLKK, from the coding sequence TTGGACTACACCTTGAGGATACCGCTCCGGCAGCACGTCGGTTCCCCCTGTAAACCTGTCGTAAACGAAGGCGATACGGTAAAAAAAGGTCAGCTCATAGCGGCGCCGGAAAAATTGGGAGCCAACATTCACTCGAGCGCAAGCGGCAGGGTTAAAGCTATAACCGAAGAGTATATCGAAATAGAGCCCGACAAAGAACAGCCGGAAGGCTTCGTCCCCATTAAAGAAACGGACAGCATAATAGAGGCAATAAAAGAAGCTGGAATAGTGGGAATGGGCGGTGCTGGATTTCCAACCCACATTAAGATGGACGTGGATTTACAGGGCGGCGTCGTAATAGCCAATGGGGTGGAATGCGAACCGCTTCTTGAGCACAACGTCAGGCAAATGGAAAAAGAGCCCGAAAAAGTATATAGGGGAATTAAATATGCCATGGAGGCTACCAATGCTTCCAGGGCTTATATAGCCATAAAGGCTAAAAACAAAAAGGCTATCGAAGCGATGAAGTCGGTAATAGACGATCCCAGGATCGAAGTTAAAGAGATGCCTGACATCTATCCAATGGGCGAAGAAAGGGCCTTAATCAGGGACATATTGGGGCAACTTTTAAAACCCGATCAGCTCCCCAAAGAGGCGAGGGCCGTTGTATCGAATGTAGAAACCCTTGCCCGAATATGCGAGGCGGTAGAGGAGAAAAAGCCGGTAATCTCAAAAAACGTCACGGTTGTCGGTCGTTTAAAAAGCGGTAGGAAGGCACATGTTTTTTTCGACGTCCCAATTGGAACTCCGGTGTCAGAACTCATAAATATGGCGGGCGGTATCGAAGGAGAATACGGTGAAATTATAATGGGAGGGCCATTTACAGGTAAAGCTGTTGATCTAGATTGCGTAGTGACCAAGACCACGGGAGGAATAATTGTCACAGATCCATTACCTAAGGAGAAGAAAAAAGCAGGACTTTTGGTTTGCGGATGCGGCGCAAATGAAGCGAGACTGCGCGAGATAGCACAAAAGATGGGAGCCTGTGTGGCCGGAGTCGAGCGCTGCAAGCAGGTTGTAGACGCAAGGGGCACGATAAAGTGCGAAAATCCTGGAAACTGCCCGGGCCAGGCCGAAAAGATACTGAAGCTCAAGAAAAGTGGAGCTGAAGTGCTCATAGTGGGGACGTGCAGCGACTGTACAAACACTGTAATGGGTGTGGCGCCAAAGCTGAAAATGCCCGTATATCATCACACCGACCATGCCCTTCGCACAGTGGGCCATCATCTTGTGAGGAAATTAAAGAAATAG
- a CDS encoding sigma-54 interaction domain-containing protein codes for MVATNFEGFTIPFESILEHINEGICVIDNQRRVVYWNSQAEKLYGIKREKILGSDIAQFFPNALALEVLKTGKAVEYVEHRPREGNVVVISSIPIKEGDTILGVVSIDQDITEIRKLSQELEKARDRIKYLEYIEEEMKKEKQNCSFETIVYKSKKMYDLIFLARKVAESDASVLIQGESGTGKDLIAKAIHRESPRRDKPFVVVDCSSIPENLLESELFGYEPGAFTGAEKKGKPGKFELAEGGTLFLDEIGEMPLEMQAKLLRALENREFYRVGGVKPVKVNIRVIAATNRDLHEMVRQGHFREDLFYRLDVVSLKIPPLRERPEDIPVLIDYYLKEYSVKNKKVIDFIEPAAVEMMLNYPWPGNVRELKNVVERLVILAEEGMILAEHLPQSIRRYFEEKGVEQNKTNLKKLDEIVAEAEKQAITNALKMTGNNKAKAAELLGIPRSTLYYKMQSLKIGCPTS; via the coding sequence ATGGTAGCGACAAACTTCGAAGGTTTTACCATTCCCTTCGAGAGCATATTGGAGCACATAAATGAGGGTATATGCGTAATTGACAACCAACGGCGGGTAGTATACTGGAATAGTCAGGCTGAAAAACTTTACGGGATAAAAAGGGAAAAAATTTTGGGAAGCGACATCGCTCAATTTTTCCCGAACGCTCTGGCTCTGGAAGTTTTAAAAACGGGAAAAGCGGTAGAATATGTGGAACACAGGCCGAGAGAAGGCAATGTAGTGGTTATAAGCTCCATTCCCATAAAAGAAGGAGATACGATATTAGGCGTTGTATCCATTGACCAAGATATAACTGAAATAAGAAAGCTGAGTCAAGAGCTGGAAAAGGCAAGGGACAGGATTAAATACCTCGAATATATTGAAGAAGAGATGAAAAAGGAAAAGCAAAATTGCAGTTTTGAAACCATCGTATACAAAAGCAAGAAGATGTACGACCTCATATTTCTTGCGCGAAAAGTGGCCGAAAGCGATGCATCAGTATTGATACAGGGTGAAAGCGGGACAGGGAAAGACCTTATCGCAAAGGCCATTCACCGGGAAAGTCCCCGAAGGGATAAACCCTTTGTTGTGGTAGACTGCAGTTCCATACCAGAGAACCTGCTGGAAAGTGAGCTTTTCGGATATGAACCCGGAGCTTTTACTGGAGCAGAAAAAAAAGGGAAACCAGGGAAATTTGAACTTGCCGAAGGGGGAACGCTTTTTCTCGATGAAATAGGTGAGATGCCCTTAGAGATGCAAGCGAAGCTCCTCCGGGCCCTGGAAAACAGGGAATTTTACAGGGTCGGCGGAGTAAAGCCAGTAAAAGTAAATATAAGAGTAATAGCCGCGACTAACAGGGATTTGCACGAAATGGTGAGACAGGGTCATTTCAGGGAAGATCTCTTTTACAGGCTCGACGTGGTATCTCTGAAGATACCTCCATTAAGAGAGCGCCCCGAGGATATTCCTGTATTAATCGATTACTATTTAAAAGAGTACTCGGTTAAAAATAAAAAAGTAATAGATTTTATTGAACCGGCTGCGGTGGAAATGATGTTAAATTATCCGTGGCCCGGAAACGTGAGGGAACTTAAAAACGTCGTTGAACGGCTGGTAATTCTGGCAGAAGAAGGGATGATTTTAGCAGAACATCTGCCCCAATCGATAAGAAGATATTTTGAAGAAAAGGGCGTTGAACAAAATAAGACAAACCTGAAAAAGCTGGATGAGATTGTAGCCGAAGCTGAAAAACAGGCCATAACAAACGCCTTGAAGATGACGGGCAACAATAAGGCAAAAGCTGCCGAGCTTCTGGGAATACCGCGGAGCACCCTTTATTACAAAATGCAGTCGCTCAAAATAGGATGTCCAACTAGCTGA
- a CDS encoding PDZ domain-containing protein — protein sequence MFLLIKIVRFILEGMPLSMVNPFFWTVIFIIWLQYKKTADLEARMFGFIRESPGRKVIYSILAGFIGGIIGSLVIVFLGISITEAGLTYVWPLAIALMLIHPRFMCFSYAGGIVSLFSLVFGFPKVDVAGLMALVGVLHLVESMLIYTTGDLNSTPVFIQDNRYGVIGGVSLQEFWPVPIMMLAVTSGQLPVQDMVNMPEWWPVVKPPSEFLGREDIVYLMVPVVAALGYGDIALSRTPRARSRSSAINLMFFSTVLLLLSVIASRIPAFKYLAALFAPVAHEALIIYGKKKEKQSSPLFAPPEKGVKVLDLVKGSPAEKMGIEPGDVLIAINGRQIDSEDDIRMIKETRPTYVWLDVIKPNGESKTVDMMAYPEGIGVLGLLVVPKGQDAPFVVVEEKSLLERLKKIVKRG from the coding sequence ATGTTTTTGCTGATAAAAATAGTCCGCTTCATTTTAGAAGGCATGCCGCTTTCAATGGTTAACCCCTTCTTTTGGACGGTAATATTTATAATTTGGCTGCAGTACAAAAAGACCGCCGACCTGGAAGCAAGAATGTTCGGATTTATTAGAGAAAGTCCGGGAAGGAAGGTTATTTATTCTATCCTGGCCGGTTTTATTGGTGGCATAATAGGTAGCCTTGTAATAGTCTTTTTGGGAATAAGCATAACCGAAGCAGGGCTGACTTACGTGTGGCCATTGGCAATTGCTCTTATGCTTATACATCCGCGCTTTATGTGTTTTTCCTATGCAGGGGGTATTGTTTCCCTCTTTTCTCTTGTTTTCGGTTTTCCGAAAGTTGATGTGGCAGGTCTCATGGCACTGGTAGGCGTTCTTCATCTGGTGGAAAGCATGTTGATTTACACTACTGGAGATTTGAACAGCACGCCTGTTTTTATCCAGGACAACAGGTATGGTGTAATAGGGGGGGTTTCCCTTCAGGAATTTTGGCCCGTGCCGATAATGATGTTAGCAGTAACTTCAGGACAGCTTCCAGTTCAGGACATGGTCAACATGCCTGAATGGTGGCCGGTTGTCAAACCTCCCTCCGAATTTCTTGGTAGGGAAGATATAGTATACCTTATGGTGCCGGTGGTAGCTGCCTTGGGGTATGGAGACATAGCATTATCAAGGACGCCAAGGGCAAGAAGCAGGTCGTCAGCAATAAATCTCATGTTTTTCAGCACCGTACTGCTTTTGCTTTCAGTAATAGCATCGAGAATACCGGCCTTTAAGTATCTGGCTGCCCTTTTTGCACCTGTCGCCCACGAGGCCTTGATAATTTACGGGAAGAAAAAGGAAAAGCAAAGTTCACCTCTTTTTGCACCGCCAGAAAAAGGAGTTAAGGTTTTGGACCTGGTAAAAGGGTCGCCGGCAGAAAAAATGGGGATTGAGCCTGGCGACGTGTTGATTGCCATAAACGGGAGGCAGATTGACAGCGAAGATGACATAAGGATGATAAAAGAAACCAGACCTACTTACGTGTGGTTGGATGTAATAAAGCCCAATGGGGAATCCAAAACGGTGGATATGATGGCTTATCCGGAAGGTATTGGAGTGTTAGGCTTGCTCGTTGTTCCAAAAGGTCAGGATGCTCCTTTTGTAGTAGTGGAAGAAAAAAGCTTACTTGAAAGGCTGAAAAAAATAGTAAAGAGGGGATAA
- a CDS encoding S41 family peptidase, with protein sequence MLTGKKKIIRASITYLIVFTAAFFLGAAIGVRPLSTLKEKPILGEVQTKSGETSELIPVSEVMNYIKERYVKEVPPQILIRGAINGMVQALEDPYSVFMEPEEFEDFMISLNGSFEGVGLSLDVDEETGEIIVVAPIEGTPAHKAGIRPRDRIVKVDGVELKGKSIDEAVKLLRGKKGTKVTVYVERPGVKEILKYELVRDDIRLKTVKWDIIENDIGYVRISSFDSYTSEEFENALTALQQKGIKALVLDLRDNPGGDLDEAVRVADMLMGKGLVVFTRDRYGNKLEEYYSDDASLELPLAVLINENSASAAEIVSGALQDSKKAVLVGKRTFGKGTVQELMPLNDGSGLKMTIAKYYLPSGRSIDGKGVEPDVEVSLKKVESSSYEIPINEDEQLKKAVEILKTKF encoded by the coding sequence ATGCTGACTGGAAAGAAAAAGATTATACGGGCGTCAATTACATATCTTATTGTATTCACCGCTGCGTTCTTTTTAGGGGCTGCTATCGGAGTTAGGCCCCTTTCTACTTTAAAAGAAAAACCCATCCTGGGAGAAGTTCAGACAAAGTCCGGGGAAACTTCCGAACTTATACCCGTTTCAGAAGTGATGAATTACATAAAGGAGAGGTACGTAAAGGAAGTTCCGCCGCAAATTCTCATTCGCGGAGCTATAAATGGGATGGTTCAGGCTCTGGAGGACCCCTATTCGGTATTCATGGAGCCGGAAGAATTCGAGGATTTCATGATTTCTTTGAACGGGAGCTTCGAAGGGGTAGGACTTTCGCTGGATGTGGACGAAGAGACCGGTGAGATTATAGTGGTTGCTCCTATAGAAGGCACTCCGGCTCATAAAGCAGGTATTCGCCCGAGGGACCGTATAGTTAAAGTAGATGGGGTGGAACTAAAAGGCAAGAGCATTGACGAAGCTGTAAAGCTGCTCAGGGGTAAGAAGGGGACAAAAGTCACCGTTTACGTGGAAAGGCCCGGTGTAAAAGAAATTCTTAAATACGAGCTGGTGAGGGACGATATAAGGCTAAAAACGGTAAAATGGGATATAATTGAAAATGACATCGGTTATGTGAGAATATCTTCCTTTGACTCTTATACTTCAGAGGAATTCGAAAACGCTTTGACAGCTTTGCAGCAAAAAGGGATAAAAGCCCTAGTGTTGGACCTAAGGGACAATCCCGGAGGAGACCTAGATGAGGCTGTGCGGGTGGCGGATATGCTCATGGGAAAGGGCCTCGTGGTCTTCACCAGGGATAGATACGGAAATAAATTGGAGGAGTACTATTCGGACGATGCAAGTCTTGAGCTTCCTCTGGCCGTGCTCATAAACGAAAACAGTGCCAGCGCTGCTGAAATCGTATCCGGTGCGCTGCAGGACAGCAAAAAAGCGGTGCTGGTGGGGAAAAGGACCTTCGGGAAAGGAACCGTACAGGAACTTATGCCTTTGAACGACGGGTCGGGCCTGAAGATGACAATTGCTAAATACTACCTTCCCAGCGGGAGGTCCATAGATGGAAAAGGAGTAGAGCCCGACGTTGAGGTATCTTTAAAGAAGGTCGAAAGTTCTTCTTATGAGATTCCGATAAATGAAGATGAGCAACTAAAGAAAGCCGTGGAAATACTAAAAACAAAGTTTTGA
- a CDS encoding murein hydrolase activator EnvC family protein: MKKQRAREVFGVILALLFFITSMIPAKAIDLENLKTQQSQISKKIQEIRNSLKKVNAQKNNVAEELEAIEKDLQETQNKLAAAEAQLKLTQQKLTITQQELKKAEEEVKKQEDDLKTRLRAMYKAGPVDYLEVMLESASFSEFLTRLDMVKRLLDYDKTLLMEFQAKKELVEKKKSELEAQRQVIARQYQLINTHRAKLASRQQDRQRLLAALEEQKREYERQQDQLEEESRKIAEMIKQIQARSSKGYVGTGAFQWPVPSSKNITSDYGWRIHPVYKSRRFHTGIDIGAPMGTNVVAADDGEVIYTGYYGGYGNTIIIDHGGGISTLYAHLSKILVSEGQSVKRGERIGLVGSTGISTGPHLHFEVRKEGQHVSPWNWVK; encoded by the coding sequence TTGAAAAAACAAAGAGCCCGCGAAGTTTTCGGTGTAATTTTAGCTCTGCTTTTTTTCATAACATCTATGATACCGGCAAAAGCGATTGACCTTGAAAATTTAAAAACCCAGCAAAGTCAAATATCGAAAAAGATACAGGAGATAAGGAATTCATTGAAAAAGGTGAACGCTCAAAAAAATAACGTTGCAGAAGAGCTAGAAGCCATAGAAAAAGACCTTCAGGAAACTCAAAATAAGCTCGCTGCTGCTGAAGCGCAATTAAAACTCACCCAGCAAAAGTTGACCATTACCCAGCAGGAACTGAAAAAAGCAGAAGAAGAAGTTAAAAAACAGGAAGATGACCTCAAGACAAGGCTGCGGGCGATGTACAAAGCAGGGCCCGTGGATTATCTGGAAGTAATGCTCGAGTCGGCTAGCTTTTCGGAATTTCTAACCCGTTTGGATATGGTAAAGCGCCTATTGGATTATGACAAAACACTTCTTATGGAATTTCAAGCGAAAAAAGAGTTAGTGGAAAAGAAAAAATCCGAATTGGAAGCCCAACGCCAGGTCATAGCCCGGCAGTATCAACTCATAAATACTCACAGGGCGAAGCTGGCTTCTCGCCAGCAGGATCGCCAGAGGCTTCTGGCAGCCCTCGAAGAGCAAAAAAGGGAATACGAACGACAGCAGGATCAGTTGGAAGAGGAATCCAGGAAAATAGCCGAGATGATAAAGCAAATTCAGGCGAGAAGCTCGAAGGGCTACGTTGGAACCGGAGCATTTCAGTGGCCTGTACCGAGTTCCAAGAATATTACATCCGACTATGGTTGGCGCATTCACCCGGTGTATAAGTCACGGCGCTTCCATACGGGGATAGACATCGGTGCCCCTATGGGAACTAATGTAGTGGCTGCTGACGATGGCGAAGTGATATACACTGGCTACTATGGGGGGTACGGCAATACCATAATCATAGACCACGGTGGAGGTATTTCAACGCTATATGCTCACCTTTCCAAAATATTAGTGTCTGAAGGGCAGAGCGTAAAAAGAGGAGAAAGAATAGGCCTTGTTGGAAGCACCGGCATTTCCACAGGACCTCACCTTCACTTTGAAGTAAGGAAGGAAGGCCAGCATGTAAGCCCGTGGAATTGGGTAAAATAA